The following proteins come from a genomic window of Gossypium raimondii isolate GPD5lz chromosome 5, ASM2569854v1, whole genome shotgun sequence:
- the LOC105767390 gene encoding uncharacterized protein LOC105767390 — MPRPGPRPYVCERRAWHSDRHQPMRGSLIQEIFRVVNEIHSSATKKNKEWQEKLPDVVLKAEEIMYSKANSEAEYMDIKTLWDRTNDAINTIIRRDESTETGELLQPCIEAALNLGCTARRTLRSQRNCSPRSYLNPGAQKAEGTTLGNLITNSHCMASDSSFLKHTTVNMTDMGSEAQKHIAQNGNRGTDKFSFASNNSPLASNVEKHPPNTYSVYPLFYGNHLKVEEQRHGYGISPKSFSNTVEPAMMGVIHSLFSPDVDSSNKMNQTDVRNTSNNPHEIPCDLSLRLGPLSTPCLSAGNSRHKEIKNTDSTFLEWNKFSYLTPPIDESLSSLPRSNRDAPLNPYSNERNLEGGHMDVDATLSKRKTIYGPPVDQQFCLSPKLPCSELTGRMKRVGS; from the exons ATGCCTAGACCTGGTCCAAGACCTTATGTCTGTGAGAGAAGAGCTTGGCACAGTGATAGACACCAACCCATGAGGGGTTCTCTCATTCAGGAAATTTTCAG AGTTGTAAATGAGATTCATAGCTCAGCAACAAAGAAGAACAAGGAATGGCAAGAGAAGCTCCCTGATGTTGTCTTAAAAGCAGAAGAAATTATGTATTCCAAAGCCAATTCTGAG GCTGAGTACATGGACATTAAAACCCTCTGGGATCGAACAAATGATGCCATTAACACAATCATTAGACGTGATGAGAGTACTGAAACTGGAGAGCTTCTTCAACCTTGTATTGAAG CTGCTCTTAATTTGGGCTGCACTGCGAGAAGGACTTTGCGGAGCCAACGGAATTGTAGTCCAAGGTCTTATCTTAACCCGGGTGCTCAAAAAGCAGAGGGCACTACTCTAGGAAATCTCATAACTAATTCACATTGCATGGCTAGTGATTCCAGCTTCCTAAAACACACAACCGTGAACATGACGGATATGGGCTCTGAAGCTCAGAAACACATTGCTCAGAACGGTAACCGTGGCACTGACAAGTTTTCTTTTGCATCAAACAATAGTCCTCTTGCTAGTAATGTAGAGAAGCATCCTCCAAATACCTATTCAGTTTATCCTCTTTTCTATGGAAACCACCTTAAAGTTGAAGAACAGCGGCATGGTTATGGAATCTCACCAAAGTCATTTTCTAACACAGTAGAGCCTGCCATGATGGGTGTCATTCATAGTCTCTTCTCTCCTGATGTGGACTCCTCAAATAAGATGAACCAAACAGATGTTAGAAATACTTCTAACAACCCACATGAAATTCCCTGTGACCTATCACTGCGGCTGGGCCCTCTCTCAACTCCTTGCCTGAGTGCTGGAAACAGCAGGCACAAGGAAATTAAAAACACCGATTCCACCTTTCTAGAGTGGAACAAGTTCAGTTATCTGACACCCCCAATTGATGAAAGTTTATCTTCCTTACCCAGGAGCAACAGAGATGCCCCCTTGAACCCGTATTCAAACGAACGGAATCTTGAAGGTGGACATATGGATGTAGATGCAACATTGAGCAAGCGAAAGACAATTTATGGTCCACCAGTCGATC
- the LOC105767389 gene encoding putative clathrin assembly protein At2g25430 — protein sequence MSSSTIRKAIGAVKDQTTIGIAKVASNMAPDLEVAVVKATSHDDDPADEKYIREILSLTSYSRGYVHACVSAVSKRLGKTRDWIVALKALVLVHRLMNDGDPVFQEEILYATRKGTRLLNMSDFRDEAHSSSWDHSAFVRTYAMYLDQRLELMLFDRKRGSGSGSGGSSHGNGDDRYSVRDNFRSPPPRQNEYDYGDFRGDNNGYGNYGMNRRTRSFGDMSEAVGRDGREEKKAVTPLREMKPERIFGKMGHLQRLLDRFLSCRPTGLAKNGRMILIALYPVVKESFQLYADICEVLAVLLDRFFDMEYPDCVKAFDAYASAAKQIDELIAFYNWCKDIGVARSSEYPEVQRITDKLLETLEEFVRDRAKKPTSPERKELPPPPKEEEPEPNMNEVKALPAPENYAPPPPPSEPEPVKPPEPQEDLVDLRDDVVTADDQGNKFALALFNGPAANNGNGSWEAFPSNGQPELTSAWQTPAAEPGKADWELALVESASNLSRQKAALGGGLDPLLLNGMYDQGMVRQHVSTGQLSGGSASSVALPGPGKTPVLALPAPDGTVQNVNQDPFAASLSIPPPSYVQMADMEKKQHLLVQEQQVWQQYSKDGMQGQSSLAKINNPGYYGPGPMPVMPYGMPPVNGMGPPPGYYYTPY from the coding sequence ATGTCGTCGAGCACGATTCGGAAAGCGATCGGGGCCGTTAAGGACCAAACGACCATTGGAATAGCCAAGGTAGCGAGCAACATGGCGCCGGACCTCGAGGTGGCGGTCGTGAAGGCGACGAGCCACGACGACGATCCAGCTGACGAGAAATACATACGAGAAATCCTGAGTTTGACCTCGTACTCACGCGGATACGTTCACGCGTGCGTGTCGGCTGTGTCGAAACGGCTAGGGAAGACACGTGACTGGATCGTGGCACTCAAAGCACTGGTGCTTGTTCACAGGCTGATGAATGATGGAGATCCGGTGTTTCAAGAAGAGATCTTGTATGCTACAAGGAAAGGTACGAGGTTGTTGAATATGTCGGATTTTAGAGATGAGGCTCACTCGAGTTCTTGGGATCATTCTGCTTTTGTAAGAACCTATGCTATGTATTTAGATCAAAGGCTTGAATTGATGCTTTTCGATAGGAAAAGAGGCAGTGGCAGTGGTTCTGGGGGAAGTAGTCATGGAAATGGTGATGATAGATACAGTGTGAGAGACAATTTCCGGTCACCGCCACCAAGGCAGAATGAGTATGATTATGGCGATTTCAGAGGTGATAATAATGGGTATGGGAATTACGGGATGAACAGGAGAACGAGGTCTTTTGGTGACATGAGTGAGGCGGTTGGGAGAGATgggagagaagagaagaaagcaGTGACCCCATTGAGGGAAATGAAGCCTGAGAGGATTTTTGGGAAGATGGGTCACTTGCAGAGGTTGTTGGATCGGTTCTTGTCTTGTAGGCCTACAGGGTTGGCTAAGAATGGTAGGATGATCTTGATTGCTTTGTATCCTGTTGTGAAAGAAAGTTTTCAGTTATATGCAGATATTTGTGAGGTTTTGGCTGTGTTGCTTGATAGATTTTTTGATATGGAGTACCCAGATTGTGTTAAGGCATTTGATGCATATGCGAGtgcagcgaagcagattgatGAGTTGATTGCATTTTATAATTGGTGTAAGGATATCGGTGTGGCTAGGTCATCGGAGTATCCTGAGGTGCAGAGGATTACAGATAAGTTGTTGGAGACATTGGAGGAATTTGTGAGGGATAGAGCTAAGAAGCCAACGAGTCCAGAGAGAAAGGAGCTTCCTCCTCCACCTAAAGAGGAAGAGCCTGAACCAAATATGAATGAAGTAAAGGCGCTACCTGCACCTGAGAATTATGCTCCACCACCGCCACCATCAGAGCCGGAGCCTGTTAAACCTCCAGAACCCCAGGAGGATTTAGTGGATTTGAGGGATGATGTTGTCACAGCCGATGATCAGGGAAACAAATTTGCTTTGGCTTTGTTTAATGGTCCTGCAGCAAATAATGGTAATGGATCATGGGAAGCTTTCCCATCAAATGGGCAGCCCGAATTGACATCTGCTTGGCAAACCCCAGCTGCTGAACCAGGGAAGGCAGATTGGGAATTGGCTTTGGTTGAGTCAGCTAGTAATTTGTCGAGGCAAAAAGCAGCTTTGGGTGGTGGGCTTGATCCATTATTGTTGAATGGCATGTATGATCAGGGAATGGTAAGGCAGCATGTCAGCACTGGTCAGTTAAGTGGGGGGAGTGCCAGTAGTGTGGCATTGCCAGGGCCAGGGAAGACACCGGTTTTAGCTCTTCCTGCACCAGATGGAACAGTTCAGAATGTCAATCAAGACCCATTTGCTGCGTCATTGAGCATTCCACCTCCTTCATATGTGCAAATGGCTgacatggaaaagaagcaacATTTACTTGTCCAGGAACAGCAGGTATGGCAGCAATATTCGAAGGATGGAATGCAAGGTCAATCTAGTTTGGCCAAGATTAACAACCCTGGATATTATGGACCTGGACCGATGCCAGTGATGCCTTATGGAATGCCACCTGTTAATGGAATGGGGCCACCGCCCGGGTATTACTACACACCTTACTGA
- the LOC105767391 gene encoding auxin-responsive protein IAA29 — translation MELQLGLALPTPNMVKGFDLNNHGLDQLKEMGGLEAWNKAAGCFADKDCVKSKRSFEQAFGNFTEECRTKPLLLWSGQPNEEEDHKDQKKATFSTTDENDAEEDDQVVGWPPIKTWRNKIFQQQQQPRVGRAENNRRVAENENGRSIYVKVKMEGVAITRKIDIKLYQSYQSLTNSLITMFAKDKKCDEDDYILTYQDKEGDWLIAGDIPWQNFVRSVQRMEIVRNWG, via the exons ATGGAGCTTCAACTTGGTCTTGCTCTCCCAACTCCAAACATGGTAAAGGGGTTCGACTTGAACAACCATGGACTTGATCAGCTCAAAGAAATGGGGGGTTTGGAAGCTTGGAACAAGGCTGCTGGTTGTTTCGCTGACAAAGATTGTGTTAAAAGTAAACGCAGTTTCGAGCAGGCTTTTGGAAACTTTACAGAAGAGTGTAGAACAAAGCCTTTGCTTCTTTGGAGTGGTCAGCCAAACGAGGAAGAAGATCACAAGGATCAAAAGAAAGCAACTTTTTCAACAACGGATGA GAACGACGCAGAGGAAGATGATCAAGTTGTGGGGTGGCCACCCATTAAAACATGGAGGAATAAAATATtccagcagcagcagcagcccCGAGTTGGAAGGGCTGAGAACAACAGGAGGGTTGCAGAGAATGAAAATGGTAGATCCATTTATGTTAAGGTGAAGATGGAAGGAGTAGCAATAACAAGAAAGATTGATATAAAGCTTTATCAGTCTTATCAATCACTTACCAACTCCTTGATCACCATGTTTGCCAAAG ACAAAAAATGTGATGAAGATGATTATATTCTCACCTACCAGGACAAAGAAGGAGATTGGCTGATTGCAGGCGATATTCCATGGCA AAATTTTGTTAGGAGTGTGCAGCGAATGGAGATAGTGAGGAACTGGGGTTGA